The sequence TCGACATAGCGCAGGCTCAAGATCAGCGAGCGCAATGTGTCGGCGAGTGCGGCAAAGGCCGGCCCCGGCGCCATATGCTCATAGGTGGGAAGTTCGCTCAGCCGCCGTGAGCCCGATCCGTAGGTTGCCATTCGTCCAGCCAGTCCACTGAGCTCCAGAAAGAGCTCGGCCGGATGAAAAACCTCCTGAGGAAGCATGTGGGCCAGTCGCGGCCGCGCGCTGTTGGCGAGATCGAGCACCAGCAGATTTTCCACGCTGCGGCCGGGGCCGCCAAGCACCATCTTGCCATGCGCTTCGGCTATGCGGTCGAGCCCCGTGATTACCTCCTGCAGGAGCTGGCCGTAGAAGGGCACCGCGCCGGTTACGAGCGCCGGCGGCAGGAAATTTTCGGACATCGCCACACTGCCATCGGAAAGCAGCCCGGTAACGTTCGTCACCGGCATTGCCGAGTAGCCACCGGTCGCCTGCGCCGGCGAAAGGAGGAGGGCTTGCGGCCGGGCGATCTCGATCTCTTCGGGATCAGCGCCCCCGTGGACGGCATCGCGTACCCATTCGATCCGTCCTCTAAACCGCGCTCCGGTTGGTTCGCGGTGAGCCGGGTCGAAACTGGCGCCGCCGGGTGGCTCCAAGGGCAGGGCGAGCTGCACCGCTCCCGCGCCCATGTCACCGGTGATTGTCAAAGGTGTGGGGGCGTCCATCGTTTCGGGTATGGCAAACGGAGTGCCGTCCGGAAAAATGCCGCGCGCCGACGTTACCGCCACCCGCCCGGCTTCCAGCTGTGCGGCATCGAGCGTGAGGGATCTGAAACCGAAGGTCTGCAGCCGTCCAGCCTGCAGCGCGCCCCGCACCAAAGCTTCGGTATAACGGTCCTGCTGCTGGAAATGCTGCGTCCGGAGGAACAGCCCCTCGGACCAAAGCACCTTGTTGATATCCGTCATGCTGAACGCCCTCCATTCAGGCGAGCGCGAGCGCCATACCGCCGCGGCTGAGTACGACATTCGCCGTCACCGTCGATTCCGGCCTGATCGGCACGCTCCTTCGCCAGGTGCGACCGCCTGGTTCCCGGAACAGCGCGACAAGTCCGAGGAATGTGGCTTCTGGCGGGAACGCGACCGTCTTTGAGGCGCTTGCACCCGGGGCGACCGTCATTTGCTCGGACCCGACGAGGTCTGCTCCGAGCGCGCCGGCCGGATCGGATTGAAGGGCGAAAATATCGGCAGAGTTGAATTTGCCGACATCCTTCAGCCGAAGAACAAGGAGGGTCACCGGACGCTCCCCTCCACCAGCGGCAGCATTCATCCCCGCTTGTCCCGTCGCCGTGACCGTTACGGTCGACGATTTTGGCGGGCCCCCCATGCAGGCGGAAAGCGCGCCTGTCGCGCCGATCACCATCAGAAAGTCGCGTCGGTTAAGCATCAGTCGTTCTCCCTCTCTTCATAGCCGTCCCGAAAATCGCTGCCGATCTCTCCAAGGAAGCGCGTCGACGCACTCTTGGCGATCTCGCGATAGCGTTTCTCATAAAGCTCCCAGAGCTTTGCCCGCCGGCCACCCGCAAGCAGGGCATCCAACGCCGAATGCGATTTCAGTTCGCTTTCCAGGGTCGCCGGGTCGAAGCGGTCAATCATCCGGGCGAGCGCTGCCTGGACACCGCGCCATGTTCTTACATGGTGGTGTGCGAGATCGCGGATGGAACTGCCGATGGCGGCCTCAGGAGGAAGAAAACCGGCCTGCCGCTGAGCCAGGAAGGTCGCGATCACATCGTCCACCGTGGGCAGGAATTTAAGGGGGTTGACCTCGGATGCTCCGACCACAGTCTGGGCGATCCTCGCTTCGCCCTTTTCTTCGGTGCGCTTGCGCAGGAGATGCATCAGCCCTTCCAGCATCATCCGGTATTCCCGGCCGAAATTCTCCATCTGGGCGACCGGATCGGATGTCGTGAATTCATCGGCGCCGAGCCCCAGCC is a genomic window of Rhizobium etli 8C-3 containing:
- the tssK gene encoding type VI secretion system baseplate subunit TssK, giving the protein MTDINKVLWSEGLFLRTQHFQQQDRYTEALVRGALQAGRLQTFGFRSLTLDAAQLEAGRVAVTSARGIFPDGTPFAIPETMDAPTPLTITGDMGAGAVQLALPLEPPGGASFDPAHREPTGARFRGRIEWVRDAVHGGADPEEIEIARPQALLLSPAQATGGYSAMPVTNVTGLLSDGSVAMSENFLPPALVTGAVPFYGQLLQEVITGLDRIAEAHGKMVLGGPGRSVENLLVLDLANSARPRLAHMLPQEVFHPAELFLELSGLAGRMATYGSGSRRLSELPTYEHMAPGPAFAALADTLRSLILSLRYVEPKSRALPVLKHATNVWKVRVDNPELLTASRIVVRVGCDMSDEALRKIFVNQVTVGAADEFEALWKSRLPGIRLKPLHSQPREIPYDGDRLCLELDQRSEHWESLLRSPGFVIGVSGVLPSEPQVDCYSVNR
- the tssJ gene encoding type VI secretion system lipoprotein TssJ — encoded protein: MLNRRDFLMVIGATGALSACMGGPPKSSTVTVTATGQAGMNAAAGGGERPVTLLVLRLKDVGKFNSADIFALQSDPAGALGADLVGSEQMTVAPGASASKTVAFPPEATFLGLVALFREPGGRTWRRSVPIRPESTVTANVVLSRGGMALALA